Proteins encoded by one window of Chondromyces crocatus:
- a CDS encoding serine/threonine-protein kinase: MIEPLGAGGQGAVWKVADPVENAVRALKLFSLQQLEGPDAERARREARAVADASHPSLVPCRGLFELPSERLVGLVFDFVAGRSLADAARDPRMSPEHRRAALVHLAGVLAHVHQIGVVHRDLKPANLLITDTFWPAPHDPSGLRLLDFGIAARAGNPRPLTATGAVIGTLAYMAPELLAPSRWRIHGGGFQRDLFAFGVLAWELLHGVHPTGLDPSASSADFVAVYLAADTRRHPWPPADVPGPLGAALRACLELDAARRPPNGAALLTLLTGGPAAYAPTSSNHPPATPPTATHAGPRTSLDPSHHARASSPSLPGPPASVPIAFRNAPAPEDPRATRTTPMPSPPSGAGSPALSGLRTSLSAHSVPRSSLHSTAPETLPSREPSARASLLLTLGIVLGALGTAAGVWMVLGRAPRSASTTESAPPPVMPPSAPAAADPGSQAPARAALPTPCCKPSPQSCVSPERACSAGPGCEDSQLPEHPFFLRLIGAAERPPGSTKYTIDMAEMHPSAEVCVRRVVSGNEVCASFSEISAPGGARSRRLPITTADVTKSGLEIRIREGEQLLAQGRNASNHGGVTSAILCQGMLLYVGPRDQASVRLGIDLDPL; encoded by the coding sequence TTGATCGAGCCCCTCGGCGCCGGAGGTCAAGGGGCCGTCTGGAAGGTCGCCGACCCCGTCGAGAACGCGGTCCGCGCACTCAAGCTGTTCTCTCTTCAGCAACTCGAAGGCCCCGACGCGGAGCGGGCGCGGCGTGAAGCGCGCGCCGTCGCGGACGCGTCGCATCCCTCCCTGGTCCCTTGTCGCGGGCTCTTCGAGCTCCCTTCCGAGCGCCTCGTCGGCCTGGTGTTCGACTTCGTGGCGGGACGCTCGCTCGCCGACGCAGCCCGGGATCCGCGCATGAGCCCCGAGCACCGCCGCGCCGCCCTCGTGCACCTCGCCGGAGTCCTCGCCCACGTCCACCAGATCGGCGTGGTGCACCGCGACCTGAAGCCGGCCAATCTCCTGATCACCGACACCTTCTGGCCTGCGCCCCACGACCCGTCTGGCCTGCGTCTGCTCGACTTCGGCATCGCCGCACGAGCAGGCAACCCCAGGCCGCTCACGGCCACCGGCGCCGTCATCGGCACCCTCGCGTACATGGCCCCCGAGCTGCTCGCCCCGAGCCGCTGGCGGATCCATGGCGGAGGTTTCCAGCGCGACCTGTTCGCCTTCGGCGTGCTCGCCTGGGAGCTTCTCCACGGCGTCCATCCCACCGGCCTCGACCCCAGCGCATCGAGCGCGGACTTCGTCGCCGTGTACCTCGCCGCCGACACACGACGGCACCCCTGGCCTCCCGCAGACGTGCCTGGCCCTCTCGGCGCCGCCCTCCGCGCCTGCCTCGAACTGGACGCGGCGCGTCGCCCACCGAACGGCGCCGCCTTGCTGACCCTGCTGACCGGTGGCCCCGCAGCCTACGCGCCCACCTCCTCGAACCACCCACCGGCCACCCCGCCCACCGCGACGCATGCTGGGCCGAGGACCTCGCTCGATCCCTCCCACCACGCCAGGGCGTCGTCCCCCTCGCTGCCTGGGCCCCCGGCGAGCGTGCCCATCGCCTTCCGGAACGCCCCCGCCCCGGAGGATCCCCGGGCGACACGCACCACCCCCATGCCGTCTCCACCCTCCGGCGCGGGGTCTCCAGCCCTGTCGGGCCTACGCACGTCCTTGAGCGCGCACAGCGTCCCTCGCTCCTCCCTGCACAGCACCGCGCCGGAGACGCTCCCCTCCCGCGAGCCCTCGGCGCGCGCGTCCCTCTTGCTGACCCTGGGCATCGTCCTCGGCGCCCTCGGGACGGCGGCGGGTGTGTGGATGGTGCTCGGCCGTGCTCCCCGATCCGCCTCCACCACCGAAAGCGCACCACCTCCCGTGATGCCCCCCAGCGCGCCTGCAGCCGCGGATCCCGGCTCGCAGGCGCCAGCCCGGGCAGCTCTCCCGACCCCTTGCTGCAAGCCCTCCCCGCAGAGCTGCGTTTCCCCCGAACGCGCTTGCTCTGCAGGCCCTGGTTGCGAGGACAGCCAGCTCCCGGAGCACCCGTTCTTCCTCCGCCTCATCGGTGCGGCCGAGCGCCCTCCGGGGAGCACGAAATACACGATCGACATGGCCGAGATGCACCCCAGCGCCGAAGTCTGCGTCCGCCGTGTCGTCAGCGGGAACGAGGTCTGCGCCAGCTTCAGCGAGATCTCGGCCCCAGGTGGCGCCAGGAGCCGGCGGCTCCCCATCACCACGGCCGACGTCACGAAAAGCGGCCTCGAGATCCGGATCAGGGAAGGCGAGCAGCTCCTCGCCCAGGGCCGCAACGCCAGCAACCACGGCGGCGTGACCAGCGCCATCCTGTGCCAGGGCATGCTCCTTTACGTCGGCCCACGCGACCAGGCGTCCGTACGCCTCGGCATCGATCTCGATCCCCTCTGA
- a CDS encoding sigma 54-interacting transcriptional regulator, whose protein sequence is MPTRPRDITTEEHRPPDLAPPKPVRPAFLAAFPTQVFVPLPRTATAVGRSWLADAGITDSKVSTEHLRLTRAGGKLQIEDLTSRNGTWLNGIKLTPREPVPVEDGAILRLGGTLFVYREAYAGPDKPAPPLGALVGPWGLDTVHEALRDLEGSVPWNVLVEGESGAGKELLSRHIATVYGRSRKPFASVNVAGVSPSLFEGQLFGWTRGAYTGSVEASPGILGAHAGGTVFLDELGELPLELQPKLLRFLDNHEVQPVGAPRTQKLDLLVIAATNRELQEEVTHGRFRLDMLARFRTRLTLPPLRERQEDLYAIAKACWNSSPSTPPIDRAVIDVEAIERLMLHDWPDNVRGLERIIAFAQRRNELSMSLVSQQLGPLPEGAAVTLTREAVLAALARCGENKSNAAKLLGVSRGKLLHWLKRNTRA, encoded by the coding sequence ATGCCCACCCGCCCCCGCGACATCACCACCGAAGAGCATCGCCCCCCGGACCTCGCGCCTCCGAAGCCGGTACGCCCTGCCTTCCTCGCCGCCTTCCCCACCCAGGTCTTCGTCCCTCTTCCCCGCACCGCCACCGCCGTGGGCCGCTCCTGGCTCGCCGACGCCGGCATCACGGACAGCAAGGTCTCCACCGAACACCTCCGCCTCACCCGCGCTGGCGGCAAGCTCCAGATCGAGGACCTCACCTCGCGCAACGGCACCTGGCTCAACGGCATCAAGCTCACCCCGCGCGAGCCCGTCCCCGTCGAGGACGGCGCCATTCTCCGTCTCGGTGGCACCCTCTTCGTGTACCGCGAAGCCTATGCCGGCCCCGACAAGCCCGCCCCGCCCCTCGGTGCCCTCGTCGGTCCGTGGGGCCTCGACACCGTGCACGAAGCGCTCCGCGATCTGGAAGGCAGCGTCCCCTGGAACGTCCTCGTCGAGGGGGAAAGCGGCGCCGGAAAAGAGCTGCTCTCCCGCCACATCGCCACCGTGTACGGCCGCAGCCGCAAGCCGTTCGCCAGCGTCAACGTCGCCGGCGTGTCCCCGAGCCTCTTCGAAGGCCAGCTCTTCGGCTGGACCCGCGGCGCCTACACCGGCAGCGTCGAAGCGAGCCCGGGCATCCTCGGCGCCCACGCGGGAGGCACCGTGTTCCTCGACGAGCTGGGCGAGCTTCCCCTCGAACTCCAGCCCAAGCTCCTCCGGTTCCTGGACAACCACGAAGTGCAGCCCGTCGGCGCACCGCGCACCCAGAAGCTCGACCTGCTCGTCATCGCCGCCACCAACCGGGAGCTCCAGGAAGAGGTCACGCACGGCAGGTTCCGCCTCGACATGCTGGCCAGGTTCCGCACCCGCCTCACCCTCCCCCCTCTGCGCGAGCGCCAGGAGGACCTCTACGCCATCGCCAAGGCCTGCTGGAACTCGTCCCCCTCCACCCCTCCCATCGACCGCGCCGTCATCGACGTCGAAGCCATCGAGCGCCTCATGCTCCACGACTGGCCCGACAACGTGCGGGGACTCGAGCGCATCATCGCGTTCGCGCAGCGGCGCAACGAACTCTCCATGTCGCTCGTGTCCCAGCAGCTCGGCCCGTTGCCGGAGGGCGCCGCGGTCACGCTCACCCGCGAGGCGGTCCTCGCCGCACTCGCCCGCTGTGGTGAGAACAAGTCCAACGCCGCAAAGCTCCTCGGCGTCTCCCGCGGCAAGCTGCTCCACTGGCTCAAGAGAAACACCCGCGCTTAG
- a CDS encoding viperin family antiviral radical SAM protein — protein sequence MTKSKGRALLQMMPSTGWDGLDVEHEMVLLGRGSEGGRVHPLPRSVNYHLWKPCNMRCTFCFATFDDMGAGLLPKGHLLQDDAIAVVATLARRFEKITFAGGEPTLCPWLVELMEVAKRAGAVTMLVTNGSRLTPEYLGRLQGKLDWLTLSIDSASEKTHALLGRAVKGAAMATERYVEVVGNARALGMRIKVNTVVTTLNAGEKMSELLLALRPERWKILQALPVEGQNSGRIEPLVCSKEAFAAFVKRHRHLEGQGMVLVPEDHEAITGSYAMVDPAGRFFDDITGQHRYSKPILDVGLEQAWSQVGFLPQRFEARGGDYEF from the coding sequence ATGACGAAGTCGAAGGGGAGAGCGCTGCTGCAGATGATGCCGAGTACGGGGTGGGACGGGCTGGATGTGGAGCACGAGATGGTGCTGCTCGGTCGTGGGAGCGAGGGAGGAAGGGTGCATCCGTTGCCGCGCTCGGTGAACTATCACCTGTGGAAGCCGTGCAACATGCGCTGCACGTTCTGCTTCGCGACGTTCGACGACATGGGGGCGGGTCTGCTGCCGAAGGGGCACCTGTTGCAGGATGATGCGATCGCGGTCGTGGCGACGCTGGCGCGGCGGTTCGAGAAGATCACCTTCGCGGGAGGGGAGCCGACGCTGTGCCCCTGGCTCGTGGAGCTGATGGAGGTGGCGAAGCGCGCTGGGGCGGTGACGATGCTGGTCACCAACGGATCCCGGCTCACGCCGGAGTACCTGGGGCGTCTGCAGGGCAAGCTCGACTGGCTCACGCTGAGCATCGACAGTGCGTCGGAGAAGACTCATGCGCTGCTGGGGCGTGCGGTGAAGGGCGCGGCCATGGCGACCGAGCGCTACGTCGAGGTGGTGGGGAATGCGCGTGCGCTGGGGATGCGGATCAAGGTGAACACGGTGGTGACGACGCTGAATGCGGGGGAGAAGATGTCGGAGTTGCTGCTCGCTTTGAGGCCCGAGCGGTGGAAGATCCTGCAGGCATTGCCGGTCGAGGGGCAGAACAGCGGGCGCATCGAGCCGCTGGTGTGTTCGAAGGAGGCGTTCGCGGCCTTCGTGAAGCGACATCGGCACTTGGAAGGGCAGGGGATGGTGCTGGTGCCGGAGGATCACGAGGCGATCACGGGGAGCTACGCCATGGTGGACCCGGCGGGGCGGTTCTTCGACGACATCACGGGCCAGCACCGTTACAGCAAGCCGATTCTCGACGTGGGGCTCGAACAGGCGTGGTCGCAGGTGGGGTTCCTTCCGCAGCGGTTCGAGGCGCGCGGCGGGGATTACGAGTTCTGA
- the catB gene encoding type B chloramphenicol O-acetyltransferase, which translates to MNSTNFFESPFRGKLLSEQVKNPNILVGRYSYYSGYYHGHSFDDCARYLFPDRNDVDKLIIGSFCSIGSGVAFIMAGNQGHRSDWVSTFPFFYMSEVPSFAGSIDGFKGAGDTVVGHDVWIGSEAMIMAGVRIGHGALIGSRALVTRDVEPYTVVGGNPAKPIRKRFSDEHIALLLEMAWWDWSDDQLHGAMKLLCAGDIPALHAHWRAHVASAPKAP; encoded by the coding sequence GTGAACTCCACGAACTTCTTCGAAAGCCCGTTCCGAGGCAAGCTGCTCTCCGAGCAGGTCAAGAACCCCAACATCCTCGTCGGCCGGTACAGCTATTACTCCGGCTATTACCATGGCCACTCCTTCGACGATTGCGCTCGCTATCTCTTCCCCGACCGCAATGACGTCGACAAGCTCATCATCGGCAGCTTCTGCTCCATCGGATCCGGCGTCGCGTTCATCATGGCCGGCAACCAGGGCCACCGCAGCGACTGGGTGTCGACCTTCCCGTTCTTCTACATGAGCGAGGTCCCCTCCTTCGCCGGTTCGATCGACGGCTTCAAAGGCGCCGGTGACACCGTCGTCGGCCACGACGTCTGGATCGGCTCCGAGGCCATGATCATGGCCGGCGTCCGCATCGGCCACGGCGCCCTCATCGGCAGCCGCGCCCTGGTCACCCGCGACGTCGAGCCGTACACCGTCGTCGGTGGGAACCCTGCCAAGCCCATCCGCAAGCGCTTCTCCGACGAGCACATCGCCCTGCTCCTCGAGATGGCCTGGTGGGACTGGTCCGACGACCAGCTCCACGGCGCCATGAAGCTCCTCTGCGCAGGCGACATCCCCGCCCTCCACGCCCACTGGCGAGCGCACGTGGCCAGCGCCCCCAAGGCGCCCTGA
- a CDS encoding type 1 glutamine amidotransferase family protein, whose translation MSQQTVYLFVFDTLADWEAGFAIAHINQPEHQKNPGRYQIRTVGLTRDPVRSLGGVTIVPDLGLADLRSEGTALLILPGGTVWDAEGIPAATDKARELLAAGVPVAAICGATAGLARAGLLDDRAHTSNARDYLEATDYKGAAHYRDTLAVTDRDVITASGLGALEFAREIFRLLDVYPEPMLDAWYGLFKGQPQPT comes from the coding sequence ATGTCGCAGCAAACCGTTTACCTCTTCGTCTTCGACACCCTCGCCGACTGGGAGGCCGGGTTCGCCATTGCGCACATCAATCAACCCGAGCACCAGAAGAACCCGGGCCGCTACCAGATCCGCACCGTGGGCCTCACCCGCGATCCCGTTCGCAGCCTCGGCGGCGTGACCATCGTCCCCGACCTCGGCCTCGCCGACCTGCGCTCCGAAGGCACCGCCCTGCTGATCCTTCCTGGCGGCACGGTCTGGGACGCCGAAGGCATCCCCGCAGCCACGGACAAGGCCCGCGAGCTCCTGGCCGCCGGCGTCCCCGTCGCCGCCATCTGTGGCGCCACCGCCGGCCTCGCCCGCGCCGGCCTCCTCGACGACCGCGCCCACACCAGCAACGCCCGCGACTACCTCGAAGCCACGGACTACAAGGGCGCCGCCCACTACCGCGACACCCTCGCCGTCACCGATCGCGACGTCATCACGGCCTCCGGCCTCGGCGCCCTGGAGTTCGCCCGCGAGATCTTCCGCCTCCTCGACGTCTACCCGGAGCCGATGCTCGACGCCTGGTACGGCCTCTTCAAGGGCCAGCCCCAGCCCACCTGA
- a CDS encoding AI-2E family transporter encodes MRTRPSVLLRHPIAVAFAIILLFGLLRVTVDIAHFLLLGFFSILLATVLLYPIDLLSRRMPRGVAVLITAVSIVGAIVGTIVFVTPRLLAQARQLGEQLPQAANRLHDLWLRLLHSAPLAQVPEAQKLATTLPERVGEGVHWLAAHLVPAAVNLVSALSTLVLLFVLALFLAHQPATYHKGLRALVPRDHEPVVDEAWRRFGRALRGWMGGILVSMTLMGTLTALGLLAVGVESWLILGVLTFFGTFVPYAGALITAIPGLAVGLAESPERFAYVALVYLGVHIVEGYLVEPMVMKRAVSIEPAVLLFWQITMSAVFGVMGIVVATPLLVCVQVAIGYFYIERVLHKESGEATPSDGPRKHARPAPSTPPPAASTPPPAP; translated from the coding sequence ATGCGCACCCGCCCCTCGGTTCTGCTCCGACACCCCATCGCCGTCGCCTTCGCGATCATCCTCCTGTTCGGGCTCCTCCGGGTCACGGTGGACATCGCCCATTTCCTCCTCCTGGGCTTCTTCTCCATCCTGCTCGCGACCGTTCTGCTCTACCCCATCGATCTGCTCTCGCGGCGCATGCCCCGTGGCGTCGCGGTGCTCATCACGGCGGTGAGCATCGTCGGCGCCATCGTCGGCACCATCGTCTTCGTCACCCCTCGCCTCCTCGCTCAAGCCAGGCAGCTCGGCGAGCAGCTCCCCCAGGCAGCCAACCGCCTCCACGATCTCTGGCTCCGCCTCCTCCACAGCGCCCCCCTCGCCCAGGTCCCCGAGGCCCAGAAGCTCGCCACCACCTTGCCCGAGCGCGTCGGCGAGGGGGTCCACTGGCTCGCCGCCCACCTCGTCCCGGCCGCGGTGAACCTCGTCTCCGCCCTGTCGACCCTGGTCCTCCTGTTCGTGCTCGCCCTGTTCCTCGCCCACCAGCCCGCGACCTACCACAAGGGCCTGCGCGCCCTCGTCCCCCGTGACCACGAGCCGGTCGTCGACGAGGCCTGGCGCCGCTTCGGGCGCGCCCTCCGCGGCTGGATGGGCGGCATCCTCGTCTCCATGACCCTCATGGGCACCCTCACCGCCCTCGGCCTCCTCGCCGTCGGCGTCGAGAGCTGGCTCATCCTCGGCGTCCTGACGTTCTTCGGCACCTTCGTCCCCTACGCCGGCGCGCTCATCACCGCCATCCCCGGCCTCGCCGTGGGCCTCGCCGAGTCCCCCGAGCGATTCGCCTACGTCGCCCTCGTGTACCTCGGGGTGCACATCGTCGAGGGCTACCTCGTCGAGCCGATGGTGATGAAGCGCGCCGTCTCGATCGAGCCTGCCGTGCTGCTGTTCTGGCAGATCACCATGAGCGCCGTCTTCGGCGTGATGGGCATCGTGGTGGCCACACCACTGCTCGTCTGCGTGCAGGTCGCCATCGGGTACTTCTACATCGAGCGGGTGCTGCACAAGGAATCAGGAGAAGCGACGCCCTCGGACGGCCCCCGGAAGCACGCACGTCCCGCCCCCTCGACGCCGCCGCCTGCTGCCTCGACGCCGCCGCCTGCCCCCTGA
- a CDS encoding LysR family transcriptional regulator: MARDPDRHALDGLGILRAVVEAGSFVGAGEALGLTQPAVSRAVARIEERVGVRLFRRTARSIALTDEGRRFYEAIAPHLRAIEEATIEAGSARAEVRGRLRVNVDPGTGQFVLTPRLGQFLAQHPALFVELVVRDRMGDLVREGFDVAVRFGLPEPSALKARLLLRTRVLTCASPGYLAQHGTPRRPRDVEQHACILMRDPSTGSHFGWEFVRGKKVVAVDVKGQLLVNQVGTMLAACLAGQGITQLLELGVREFFADGRLVQVLPAWADETYPLYAYHHAAQPMAAMVRAFLDFVSALAREA; this comes from the coding sequence ATGGCTCGTGATCCCGACAGGCATGCGCTCGACGGCCTCGGCATCCTCCGCGCCGTCGTGGAGGCCGGGAGCTTCGTGGGCGCGGGCGAGGCGCTCGGTCTCACGCAGCCGGCGGTCAGCCGCGCGGTCGCGCGGATCGAGGAGCGCGTCGGCGTGCGCCTCTTCCGTCGGACGGCACGATCCATCGCGTTGACCGACGAGGGGCGTCGGTTCTACGAGGCCATCGCGCCGCACCTCCGCGCCATCGAGGAGGCGACGATCGAGGCGGGGAGCGCGCGGGCAGAGGTGCGCGGCCGCCTGCGCGTGAACGTGGATCCAGGCACCGGGCAGTTCGTGCTGACCCCGCGCCTCGGCCAGTTCCTCGCCCAGCACCCCGCGCTCTTCGTCGAGCTCGTCGTGCGGGATCGCATGGGGGATCTGGTGCGCGAGGGGTTCGATGTCGCCGTCCGGTTCGGGCTGCCAGAGCCCTCGGCGCTGAAGGCCCGGCTGCTCCTGCGGACGCGGGTGCTCACCTGCGCGTCCCCTGGTTACCTCGCGCAGCACGGCACGCCGCGTCGGCCGCGGGACGTCGAGCAGCACGCGTGCATCCTGATGCGCGATCCCTCGACCGGGAGCCACTTCGGCTGGGAGTTCGTGCGAGGGAAGAAGGTCGTCGCCGTCGACGTGAAGGGGCAGCTCCTGGTGAACCAGGTGGGCACCATGCTCGCTGCGTGCCTCGCCGGGCAGGGGATCACGCAGCTCCTCGAACTGGGCGTGCGCGAGTTCTTCGCCGACGGGCGGCTCGTCCAGGTGCTCCCGGCGTGGGCCGACGAGACGTATCCGCTCTATGCGTACCACCACGCCGCGCAGCCCATGGCGGCGATGGTCCGGGCGTTCCTCGACTTCGTGAGCGCCCTCGCGCGCGAGGCGTGA
- a CDS encoding SDR family oxidoreductase: MRVFITGATGFVGAAVVRELIDAGHHVLGLARSDASAAALDRAGAEVHRGSIHDLDSLRSGASACDGVIHTAFDHDFSKYREHCEADRRVIEALGAALSGSDHPLIVTSAVGVLPLGQRATEATPPVQGAQAHPRAATEEAAAAVAARGVRVSVVRLPPSVHGEGDHGFVPILIDIARRTGASACVDDGQNRWPAVHRRDAARLYRLVLEAPDVVPTAHAIAEEGIPFRDIATAIGRHTHLPVVSTSAAEAARHFGWFAGFAALDIPTSSARTQERLGWRPEQIGLLADLEQGHYFTTRPEPTP, encoded by the coding sequence ATGCGTGTCTTCATCACCGGAGCCACGGGCTTCGTCGGCGCGGCCGTCGTCCGGGAGCTCATCGACGCTGGGCACCACGTGCTCGGCCTGGCTCGTTCGGACGCGAGCGCCGCCGCGCTCGACCGCGCGGGCGCCGAGGTCCACCGAGGCTCCATCCACGACCTCGACAGCCTCCGCAGCGGCGCTTCCGCGTGCGATGGCGTCATCCACACCGCCTTCGACCACGACTTCTCGAAGTACCGGGAGCACTGCGAGGCCGATCGGCGTGTCATCGAGGCGCTCGGCGCAGCCCTCTCAGGCTCCGATCACCCCCTGATCGTCACCTCGGCCGTCGGCGTCCTTCCCTTGGGGCAGCGCGCCACCGAGGCGACCCCGCCCGTCCAGGGAGCGCAGGCCCACCCGCGCGCCGCCACGGAGGAGGCGGCCGCCGCCGTCGCAGCGCGTGGCGTGCGCGTCTCGGTCGTACGCCTCCCGCCCTCGGTCCACGGCGAAGGCGACCACGGGTTCGTGCCCATCCTCATCGACATCGCGCGACGGACGGGCGCCTCCGCCTGCGTGGACGACGGCCAGAACCGCTGGCCCGCCGTCCACCGCCGCGACGCAGCCCGCCTCTACCGCCTCGTCCTGGAAGCGCCCGACGTCGTGCCCACGGCTCACGCCATCGCCGAGGAAGGCATCCCGTTCCGGGACATCGCCACCGCGATCGGCCGACATACGCACCTGCCCGTCGTCAGCACGTCTGCCGCCGAAGCCGCCCGACACTTCGGCTGGTTCGCGGGCTTCGCAGCGCTCGACATCCCCACCTCGAGCGCCCGCACGCAGGAGCGGCTCGGCTGGCGGCCCGAGCAGATCGGGCTCCTCGCCGACCTCGAACAGGGTCACTATTTCACGACCCGACCGGAGCCAACACCATGA
- a CDS encoding aldo/keto reductase, producing the protein MTTTPTTRLGKTGPSVFPIALGCMGMGAGSWYGDSDDDESIATLHEALDRGVNLLDTGDFYSMGKNEMLVGKALRGRRDDALLSVKFGALRGPDGTHLGHDARPAAVKNFLAHSLSRLGVEYIDIYRPARLDPSVPIEDTIGAIADLVKAGYVRYIGLSEVGPETIRRAAKVHPICDVQLEYALVSRSVESILPTLREFGIAMTAYGVLSRGMLTGKTPKGQGDVRAHFPRFAAENVEKNQSLVQALARTAREKGVTPAQLAIAWVRAKAAEHHVTIVPTLGARNRQQLADVLSSLDVSLDASEVAALEAAVPASQVAGTRYAAPGMAMLDSEK; encoded by the coding sequence ATGACCACGACCCCCACGACACGCCTCGGCAAGACTGGCCCCTCCGTCTTCCCCATCGCCCTCGGCTGCATGGGCATGGGCGCCGGGAGCTGGTACGGCGACAGCGACGACGACGAGAGCATCGCGACGCTGCACGAGGCCCTCGATCGCGGCGTGAACCTCCTCGACACCGGCGACTTCTACAGCATGGGCAAGAACGAGATGCTCGTCGGCAAGGCGCTCCGCGGCCGCCGTGACGACGCCCTCCTGAGCGTCAAGTTCGGCGCCCTGCGCGGCCCCGACGGCACCCACCTCGGCCACGACGCCCGCCCGGCCGCCGTGAAGAACTTCCTCGCCCACAGCCTGTCGCGGCTCGGGGTCGAGTACATCGACATCTACCGCCCCGCGCGCCTCGATCCCAGCGTGCCCATCGAGGACACCATCGGCGCCATCGCCGACCTGGTGAAGGCTGGCTACGTCCGCTACATCGGCCTGTCCGAGGTCGGCCCCGAGACGATCCGCCGCGCCGCGAAGGTCCACCCGATCTGCGACGTGCAGCTCGAGTACGCCCTGGTGAGCCGCAGCGTGGAGAGCATCCTCCCCACCTTGCGCGAGTTCGGGATCGCCATGACCGCCTACGGCGTCCTGTCGCGCGGGATGCTCACCGGCAAGACGCCGAAGGGCCAAGGCGATGTCCGCGCGCACTTCCCCCGCTTCGCCGCGGAGAACGTCGAGAAGAACCAGTCCCTCGTCCAGGCGCTCGCCCGCACCGCACGAGAGAAAGGCGTCACCCCCGCGCAGCTCGCCATCGCCTGGGTCCGCGCCAAGGCCGCCGAGCACCACGTGACGATCGTCCCGACGCTGGGAGCGCGGAACCGCCAGCAGCTCGCCGACGTGCTGTCGAGCCTCGACGTCTCCCTCGACGCCTCGGAGGTGGCCGCCCTCGAAGCCGCCGTCCCTGCCAGCCAGGTCGCGGGGACGCGCTACGCAGCGCCGGGGATGGCGATGCTCGACAGCGAGAAGTGA